The following are encoded in a window of Methylicorpusculum oleiharenae genomic DNA:
- a CDS encoding contractile injection system tape measure protein → MNHSIRQFRLEAEMTGTEAESIALQRQLSQLTASKIIPVLEQVFERCSSPDRHLSIDSLVIDACTIDYERLDHELPEKIAESLAKSLLDFESVHAGLKPDDAGITNYKSKRQSVEQALLFFLVSGRLPWSFKLLPDQRLEQRVLELWQDEDSAEQQPGSYFIRELLAALKNESVRIRLLNQFSLAFCEALLTRLSDRAKAVFDEVIDRLVLIERPVDEKNAFIRYMIDRLLVMIALDQRLSVAALINKSRILLTDQAHKPEVWQQWLEECWPGKSEDIQRKLEPSAEVSLKQDSTDADLVEGLYIDNAGLVLLHPFLPQLFEAVGIVSGEKISQLDFALSLLHYLATGQDKAPEYELVLPKLLCQLPLSAPIASLVVLPDYARQEADALLQAVIKHWGALRNTSIDSLRGTFLLRPGKLTAQADGDWRLQVEHQTCDILLDSLPWSIGMFKLPWMQKFLWVEWGS, encoded by the coding sequence ATGAACCACAGCATACGGCAATTCCGTCTTGAAGCCGAGATGACCGGCACAGAAGCCGAAAGTATCGCTTTGCAGCGGCAGTTGTCGCAGTTGACGGCCAGTAAAATTATTCCTGTTTTGGAACAGGTTTTTGAGCGCTGTTCGTCACCGGATAGGCATTTAAGTATTGATAGTCTGGTTATCGATGCCTGTACCATCGACTATGAACGCCTGGATCATGAGTTGCCGGAGAAAATTGCCGAGAGTCTTGCTAAATCTTTACTGGATTTTGAGTCTGTGCATGCGGGACTGAAACCTGATGATGCCGGCATCACGAACTACAAAAGCAAGCGGCAATCGGTAGAACAGGCATTGCTGTTTTTTTTAGTATCCGGACGCCTTCCGTGGTCTTTTAAGTTATTGCCGGACCAGCGTCTTGAGCAGCGGGTGCTTGAATTATGGCAAGATGAAGACTCAGCAGAGCAACAGCCTGGCAGCTATTTCATCCGGGAATTATTGGCTGCGCTTAAAAATGAAAGTGTCAGAATCCGCTTGCTTAACCAGTTTTCTCTGGCCTTTTGCGAGGCCTTGTTGACCCGCTTATCAGACAGGGCTAAAGCTGTTTTTGACGAAGTGATTGACAGGCTTGTTTTGATTGAAAGGCCGGTTGACGAAAAGAATGCATTTATCAGGTACATGATAGACAGGCTTTTGGTCATGATCGCTTTGGATCAGAGGCTTTCGGTTGCGGCGTTGATTAATAAAAGCCGGATTTTGCTCACTGATCAGGCACACAAACCGGAAGTTTGGCAGCAATGGCTGGAAGAATGCTGGCCGGGAAAAAGTGAAGACATCCAACGTAAGCTTGAGCCATCGGCTGAGGTGTCATTAAAGCAGGATTCCACTGATGCGGATCTAGTTGAAGGTCTTTATATAGACAATGCCGGTCTGGTTTTACTTCATCCCTTTTTACCGCAATTGTTTGAAGCCGTGGGCATTGTCAGCGGCGAAAAGATAAGTCAGCTTGATTTTGCGCTGAGTCTTTTACATTACCTGGCTACCGGTCAGGACAAGGCTCCGGAATACGAACTGGTTTTACCCAAACTGCTTTGTCAACTGCCTTTGTCTGCGCCGATTGCATCGCTAGTCGTATTACCGGACTACGCAAGACAGGAGGCGGATGCGCTGCTGCAAGCGGTGATAAAACATTGGGGGGCACTGCGCAATACGTCCATCGACAGTTTAAGAGGGACGTTTTTATTGAGGCCGGGCAAATTGACGGCACAAGCAGACGGGGATTGGCGGCTGCAGGTCGAACATCAAACCTGCGATATCTTGCTGGATAGCCTGCCTTGGAGTATCGGCATGTTCAAACTGCCCTGGATGCAGAAATTCCTTTGGGTAGAGTGGGGCAGTTGA
- a CDS encoding baseplate J/gp47 family protein, whose translation MATDDCKQNRDPLKLIHEGTSQDARLLAALSPDYAPVNEHKPEHGMVFAKAYAAYLNYYGSNTTVSGDWQSFFSKDVSVQLAVAAVQDVDNYRAYVKERFDYLNDRSHKNETGKLKNNLGLLFSCAGSLTGQLDRLKEGLPAESALKATLVNRIQTQLAPAFKRLISYYKTDLAQALPHPLVADIPADISVLGVNAVKFSEVLAAGLSKDWISGANDWAAYLAVINADPGIFGLPPGDEFDRINHLATHNLFTAVFDQLLKVYARTVVDAQAALEASFTGQDSHDPHYTLFLAFLRLFEHARAQINTITGRHLDFYYRDILQLKEKPAEPSQVHLLVELTRQTQAHLLEQGSLFKAGKDGGGRDAFFAATADFVANRTQVGALKTVYRHDDEKLGFIGPENRHQNRFFASPEAASADGLGEKLPEQDPTWHPFFNKVYKNGKLQTISMPEAELGFVVASHYLWMAEGTRTLTLELMLAGSHSGSGPELKNDITCWLSGEKGWLEKSATSFIRNGNKLTLTLVLGGADAAVTAYSEKVHGYGFATALPVLLVKLRHRDGVSFVYPELEQFIITSITLTVSVKGLRSLAVSNDFGSVDLSKPFQPFGAQPVNGTRFTMGSQEVFQKQLVSASLTFDWQNPPRYYRTPTLFPLLISMPLAANAINQPPGGGQTVTLFEDESAAIAATDDDIPTIAVAYLKDGEWSDSEGSFDFTTDTFSLTGPAQQTTGNFAGMQANIPYPVKAVNGYLRLVFQGEIGFNQYLVDLTHFLADIDPKPPVHPGAPVVGPFAERITMDYTAQQTLSLSGAAAGTDQQALFFHVGPFGHALQNPTLPAVKPVYLLPQFVVAREESLVPSSAEFYIGLTALEPPQNLALLFQVADGTADPLTVKPDQHIQWSYLRNNEWIAFEPSELQDDTAGLLKSGIIVFTVPVDADTGNTLLPGGMHWLRAAVSSDSEAVCRLQKVTAQALKAGFVDNGSEPGFTAKVLAAGTITKLDRPHAAVKKIDQPFESFGGRGAEEAEAFYTRISERLRHKDRAVALWDYEHLVLDAFPALYRAKCLNHTHYEPGESGNGYYRELAPGHVTVVTLPNQQFHTFKDPLKPFTSLGLLTSVEKFLHQRMPCFVKLHVRNPQFEAVRCALKVRFYEGFDEMYYKKTLQEAIIRFLSPWAFFSDARPSFGGKIHKSVLINFVEEQPYVDYITDFLMFHDIGDTQSNTDTDVAEGSTAVSILVSAAEHRIDALNPAGTQATGETCPCES comes from the coding sequence ATGGCGACCGATGATTGCAAGCAAAACCGCGATCCATTGAAACTCATCCATGAGGGGACCAGCCAGGATGCGCGCTTGCTTGCAGCCTTATCGCCGGACTATGCGCCGGTCAATGAACATAAGCCGGAACACGGCATGGTGTTCGCCAAGGCCTATGCGGCATATTTAAATTATTACGGGTCCAATACCACCGTATCCGGTGACTGGCAGAGCTTTTTCAGTAAGGACGTTTCGGTGCAATTGGCTGTCGCGGCGGTACAGGATGTCGATAATTACCGCGCCTATGTCAAAGAGCGGTTCGATTATCTGAATGATCGCAGTCATAAAAATGAAACCGGAAAGCTGAAAAATAATTTAGGCCTGTTATTTTCCTGTGCCGGTTCACTGACAGGCCAACTGGATCGATTGAAAGAAGGGTTGCCTGCAGAGAGTGCGTTGAAAGCCACACTGGTAAACCGGATACAAACTCAACTGGCTCCCGCATTTAAACGGCTGATCAGTTATTACAAAACGGATTTGGCGCAAGCGTTACCCCATCCTTTGGTGGCGGATATCCCGGCTGATATTTCTGTGTTGGGCGTAAACGCAGTTAAATTCAGTGAGGTGCTGGCCGCAGGCTTGTCCAAAGACTGGATTAGCGGCGCAAACGATTGGGCCGCTTATCTTGCTGTGATCAACGCCGATCCCGGCATTTTTGGCCTTCCGCCGGGTGATGAGTTCGACCGGATTAATCACCTTGCCACGCATAATCTGTTTACGGCTGTTTTCGATCAGTTACTTAAAGTCTATGCACGCACGGTTGTTGACGCGCAAGCCGCATTAGAAGCCAGTTTTACCGGACAAGACAGTCATGATCCTCATTACACGCTGTTCCTGGCATTCCTGCGGTTATTCGAGCATGCTCGCGCGCAAATCAACACGATAACCGGGAGGCATCTGGATTTTTATTACCGGGACATTCTGCAACTCAAAGAAAAACCCGCTGAACCTTCGCAGGTTCATCTGCTGGTTGAATTGACCCGGCAGACGCAAGCCCATTTACTGGAACAAGGCAGCTTGTTTAAAGCCGGAAAAGATGGCGGGGGTAGAGACGCGTTTTTTGCCGCCACAGCTGATTTTGTTGCCAACCGGACGCAGGTTGGTGCGTTAAAGACGGTTTACCGGCATGACGATGAAAAACTGGGTTTTATTGGGCCGGAGAACAGGCATCAAAACCGGTTTTTTGCTTCGCCGGAAGCGGCTTCAGCAGATGGCTTGGGTGAGAAACTTCCGGAGCAAGACCCCACCTGGCATCCGTTTTTTAATAAAGTCTATAAAAACGGAAAATTGCAAACTATCAGCATGCCTGAAGCGGAACTGGGCTTTGTGGTGGCCTCTCATTATCTTTGGATGGCTGAAGGGACTCGGACCCTCACTCTTGAACTTATGCTTGCCGGAAGCCATAGCGGTTCAGGACCTGAATTAAAAAACGACATCACCTGTTGGCTCAGTGGTGAGAAAGGCTGGTTGGAAAAATCCGCTACATCCTTTATCCGTAACGGCAATAAGCTGACGTTAACCCTGGTCCTGGGCGGAGCCGATGCCGCTGTCACCGCCTATTCGGAGAAAGTTCACGGTTACGGTTTTGCGACCGCGCTACCTGTCTTGCTGGTTAAATTGCGGCATCGTGACGGTGTGTCATTCGTTTATCCTGAATTGGAACAATTTATCATCACCTCGATAACGCTGACTGTCAGTGTCAAGGGCCTACGATCACTGGCGGTATCCAACGATTTCGGTTCGGTGGATTTATCAAAGCCGTTTCAGCCATTCGGAGCTCAGCCGGTTAATGGCACCCGTTTTACCATGGGTTCCCAAGAAGTTTTTCAAAAGCAACTGGTGTCTGCTTCATTGACATTCGATTGGCAGAATCCGCCCCGTTATTACAGGACGCCGACCCTTTTCCCTTTATTGATCAGTATGCCCTTGGCGGCTAATGCTATTAATCAGCCACCCGGCGGCGGGCAGACGGTGACCCTCTTTGAGGACGAAAGTGCCGCTATTGCTGCAACAGATGATGACATTCCCACCATCGCGGTGGCTTATCTTAAAGACGGCGAGTGGAGTGATTCTGAGGGTTCTTTTGACTTTACTACCGATACGTTCTCATTGACCGGTCCGGCACAGCAAACCACCGGCAATTTTGCAGGCATGCAGGCAAACATTCCTTACCCTGTCAAAGCAGTCAACGGTTATCTACGCCTGGTTTTTCAAGGCGAGATAGGCTTCAATCAATACTTGGTGGATCTGACACATTTCCTGGCCGATATTGATCCTAAACCACCCGTTCATCCGGGGGCGCCAGTAGTCGGGCCGTTTGCCGAGCGCATCACTATGGATTACACCGCTCAGCAAACCTTGTCACTGTCGGGCGCAGCGGCGGGCACTGATCAGCAAGCCTTGTTTTTTCATGTAGGGCCTTTCGGACATGCGCTACAGAATCCCACGCTGCCTGCCGTAAAACCGGTTTATTTGCTTCCCCAGTTCGTTGTTGCTCGGGAAGAAAGCCTTGTGCCCAGTTCGGCGGAATTTTATATAGGCCTGACCGCACTCGAGCCGCCGCAAAATCTGGCTTTGCTGTTTCAGGTGGCCGATGGCACGGCCGATCCATTGACGGTAAAGCCCGATCAGCACATTCAATGGAGTTATCTGCGCAATAACGAATGGATAGCCTTCGAACCTAGCGAGTTGCAAGACGATACAGCCGGTTTACTTAAATCCGGCATCATTGTCTTTACCGTGCCTGTTGATGCCGATACCGGCAATACCTTGCTGCCTGGAGGAATGCATTGGCTGCGCGCCGCAGTCTCTTCCGACAGCGAGGCGGTTTGTCGTTTACAGAAAGTGACTGCGCAGGCACTGAAAGCCGGGTTTGTTGATAACGGCAGCGAGCCTGGTTTTACCGCAAAAGTCTTGGCCGCAGGCACCATAACAAAACTGGATCGCCCGCACGCTGCGGTTAAGAAAATCGATCAGCCCTTTGAAAGTTTCGGCGGCCGAGGAGCAGAGGAAGCTGAGGCTTTTTATACCCGGATCAGTGAGCGGCTGCGCCATAAGGATCGGGCGGTAGCCTTATGGGATTATGAGCATCTGGTGCTGGATGCGTTTCCAGCGCTTTATCGGGCCAAATGTCTCAATCATACGCACTACGAGCCCGGTGAGAGTGGCAATGGCTATTACCGGGAACTGGCGCCGGGTCATGTCACGGTCGTGACCCTTCCAAATCAGCAGTTTCACACCTTCAAAGATCCGCTCAAGCCTTTTACCAGCTTGGGCTTACTGACCAGCGTCGAAAAATTTCTGCATCAGCGTATGCCGTGTTTTGTGAAGCTGCATGTCAGAAATCCCCAATTCGAAGCGGTGCGCTGCGCATTGAAAGTGCGGTTTTATGAGGGTTTTGATGAAATGTATTATAAAAAAACCTTACAAGAGGCGATTATCCGGTTTTTATCGCCTTGGGCATTCTTCAGTGATGCCAGGCCTTCGTTTGGCGGAAAAATCCATAAATCGGTGTTGATCAATTTCGTCGAAGAACAGCCTTACGTTGACTACATTACCGATTTTTTGATGTTTCATGATATCGGTGATACCCAAAGCAATACGGATACAGATGTTGCAGAAGGATCCACTGCCGTTTCCATTTTGGTTTCGGCTGCCGAACACCGCATCGATGCGCTCAACCCTGCCGGTACACAAGCGACCGGCGAAACCTGTCCCTGCGAATCATGA
- a CDS encoding spermine/spermidine synthase domain-containing protein → MYKYEGLLVFQSHDDEGIIEIVETMGVRSLHFGTSARQSSMLINNPDCLHSMYARAMMGWLLFKDDPGEVLMIGLGGGSLAKYMLYQFDECKIKVIEYRRSVVKIARSHFDLPLDPRLKIIIGDGGHFIRQRSLTHRGQYGLLMIDAFDHQGMADSVCGEAFFDDCKALLNEDGILAINLWGTDKPLFQQVCWQLGKVFDWRVLYLPVRGRGNIIGFAFNPGIAKISIKTLRERADLLQQRFELEFPFFVHDLKRNNTSLFSRVVKS, encoded by the coding sequence ATGTACAAATACGAAGGGCTGCTCGTCTTTCAAAGCCATGACGATGAGGGCATCATTGAAATTGTCGAAACAATGGGAGTCCGCTCACTTCATTTCGGCACTTCGGCCAGACAAAGCAGCATGCTCATTAACAATCCCGATTGCCTGCATTCTATGTATGCCAGAGCGATGATGGGTTGGCTGTTGTTTAAAGACGACCCCGGCGAGGTGCTCATGATAGGTCTGGGCGGCGGCTCTCTGGCAAAATATATGTTGTATCAATTTGACGAGTGCAAGATCAAAGTGATCGAGTACCGCCGCAGCGTGGTCAAAATTGCCCGCAGCCATTTTGATCTGCCGCTGGATCCTCGCTTAAAAATCATCATTGGCGATGGCGGGCACTTTATCCGTCAACGCAGTCTAACGCACAGGGGTCAGTACGGCCTGCTGATGATCGATGCCTTCGATCATCAAGGCATGGCCGATTCAGTCTGTGGCGAGGCTTTCTTTGACGATTGCAAGGCCTTGCTTAACGAAGACGGCATCTTGGCCATTAACTTATGGGGCACCGATAAACCTTTGTTTCAGCAGGTATGCTGGCAATTAGGCAAAGTTTTTGATTGGCGGGTTCTGTATTTACCGGTACGCGGCCGGGGCAATATCATCGGGTTTGCCTTTAATCCCGGCATTGCCAAGATTTCTATAAAAACCTTAAGAGAACGCGCGGACCTTCTGCAACAACGTTTTGAATTGGAATTTCCTTTTTTTGTTCACGATCTTAAACGCAATAACACCAGCCTTTTTTCACGAGTAGTAAAATCATGA
- a CDS encoding PAAR domain-containing protein: MLPAARVTDMIISAATQGAPLPILPPGAPTVLIAGLPAARLGDTCGADAIIKGSATVTIGGMPAARITDTTAGGGAVMPPGAVTVLIGG, translated from the coding sequence ATGCTTCCAGCCGCAAGAGTGACGGACATGATTATTAGCGCAGCAACGCAGGGCGCGCCTTTGCCCATCTTGCCGCCAGGCGCGCCGACTGTTTTGATCGCCGGATTGCCTGCCGCCAGACTGGGTGATACCTGCGGCGCCGATGCGATCATCAAAGGTTCGGCAACGGTGACGATAGGCGGTATGCCTGCAGCCCGTATTACCGATACAACAGCGGGCGGCGGGGCCGTTATGCCGCCCGGCGCAGTAACTGTGCTGATTGGGGGCTGA
- a CDS encoding ATP-binding protein, whose protein sequence is MHNKQVIILGSAFAWLKQVMVGVLSTYFEKEGDFEVGVFEVEGDESGLAQFIEIHHPTYGEFVILMLTLVPHVMPNFFNEVIAEYLPEGGDFPAFGGVKGVHHRGILPTGETAQFILAGDDLEKRLVVQRILNNEHWFYRNRILWLEPTAEGEPAMSGRLVLDPELVELLTVGTVSKPRFSIDFPAEYIETEMTWDDLVLPPITLRQIREIEHWIQYNDTLLYDWGMKKKIKPGYRTLFYGPPGTGKTLTATLLGKQTGKDVFRIDLSRVVSKYIGETEKNLSRLFEKAENKDWILFFDEADALFGKRTEIRDAHDKYANQEVAYLLQRIESYNGLVILASNQRGNIDEAFVRRFQAIVHFPIPGPKERAEIWRKTFPAQIRIHKDLDWDKVASRYELSGANILNITHYCALQCLAGDVLLINLNRLETAIQRELIKEGKVF, encoded by the coding sequence ATGCATAACAAGCAAGTCATCATTCTGGGCTCGGCATTCGCCTGGCTTAAGCAAGTCATGGTGGGTGTATTAAGCACGTACTTTGAAAAAGAAGGCGATTTTGAAGTAGGTGTTTTCGAGGTGGAGGGTGATGAATCGGGTTTGGCTCAATTCATTGAAATCCATCATCCTACTTACGGCGAATTCGTAATTTTAATGTTGACGCTGGTTCCCCATGTGATGCCTAATTTCTTTAACGAAGTCATTGCCGAATATTTACCCGAGGGCGGTGATTTTCCCGCATTTGGAGGCGTCAAGGGTGTCCATCACCGAGGTATTTTGCCTACCGGAGAAACAGCGCAGTTTATCTTGGCTGGCGATGACCTGGAAAAGCGTTTGGTGGTTCAACGTATTTTGAATAACGAGCATTGGTTTTACCGGAATCGTATTTTATGGCTGGAGCCAACCGCCGAAGGCGAGCCGGCGATGAGCGGGCGCTTGGTGTTGGATCCTGAGCTCGTTGAGTTGTTGACGGTAGGTACGGTCAGCAAGCCACGATTCAGTATCGACTTTCCGGCTGAATACATAGAAACTGAAATGACCTGGGACGATCTGGTTTTACCGCCGATAACGTTGCGGCAGATACGGGAAATCGAGCATTGGATTCAATACAACGATACGTTGCTGTATGACTGGGGCATGAAGAAGAAAATCAAACCCGGTTATCGGACCTTGTTTTACGGTCCGCCCGGTACCGGTAAAACCTTGACGGCAACGCTGCTAGGCAAGCAAACCGGCAAGGATGTCTTCCGTATTGATTTGTCCCGTGTCGTGTCTAAATACATTGGCGAGACCGAAAAAAATCTGTCGCGTTTGTTCGAAAAGGCCGAGAATAAAGACTGGATATTGTTTTTTGACGAGGCTGACGCGCTGTTCGGTAAACGCACCGAAATCCGTGACGCTCATGATAAATACGCCAATCAGGAAGTTGCCTATCTATTGCAGCGGATTGAGAGTTATAACGGTTTGGTGATTTTGGCGTCCAATCAACGGGGTAATATTGATGAAGCTTTCGTCAGGCGCTTTCAGGCCATTGTTCATTTTCCTATACCGGGACCCAAAGAGCGCGCTGAAATCTGGCGAAAGACGTTTCCTGCACAAATCAGGATTCATAAAGATTTGGATTGGGATAAAGTGGCGAGCCGCTATGAACTGTCCGGCGCGAACATTTTAAACATCACCCATTATTGCGCGTTGCAATGTCTGGCTGGTGACGTGCTGTTGATCAATTTAAACCGGTTGGAAACGGCGATCCAGCGAGAATTGATCAAGGAAGGCAAGGTTTTTTAG
- a CDS encoding YgiQ family radical SAM protein, protein MTSLALSPSSPYLFGYRKYWAHRYGIAPEFPMTREEMDQLGWDSCDVILVTGDAYIDHPSFGMALIGRLLEAQGFRVGIISQPDWTRVEDFRRLGAPNLFFGVTGGNMDSMVNRYTSDKKIRSNDAYTPNGEAGKRPDRAVNVYSHRCREAYKNVPVIIGGIEASLRRIAHYDYWSDKVRKSVLLDSKADLLVYGNAERQIVEIAHRLASGEAIADLTFIRGTAHFVKQLPEGWVTKDSTQIDKPGPLTPAQNPYQEEPACADKPDKDSSVIRFEPRITRDNRAQTVIRLPDYEALKDDPILYAHASRVMHGETNPGNARALIQKHGDRELWVNPPPIPLTTREMDGVYDLPYSRLPHKLYGTANVPAFEMIQHSVNIMRGCFGGCTFCSITEHEGRIIQSRSEDSIIREIEAIRDTSPNFTGHISDLGGPTANMYRLACKDKAIETACRRPSCVYPGICPNLNTDHAPLIKLYRRARTLPGIKKIFIASGLRYDLAVESPEYVKELVTHHVGGYLKIAPEHTEQGPLSKMMKPGMGSYDRFKQMFDQYSKEAGKEQYLIPYFIAAHPGTTDEDMLNLAVWLKRNGFRADQVQAFLPSPMAIATAMYHSGKDTLHKVSRKAPDISIPKSIKQRRLHKAFLRYHDPKNWPMLRDALKAMGRADLIGNGKQHLVPLFQPKGSLDSTRTEKTLRFKTKYTGLDNQPKKAKAEKRSYRK, encoded by the coding sequence ATGACGTCTCTCGCTTTATCACCTTCCTCACCTTATTTGTTCGGTTATCGCAAATACTGGGCTCACCGTTACGGTATAGCACCCGAATTCCCGATGACACGCGAAGAAATGGATCAACTGGGCTGGGATTCCTGCGATGTGATTCTGGTCACCGGTGACGCCTACATCGATCACCCCAGTTTCGGCATGGCGCTGATCGGACGCTTATTGGAAGCGCAGGGATTTCGTGTGGGCATTATTTCTCAGCCGGACTGGACCCGTGTTGAAGACTTCAGACGTTTAGGAGCACCCAACCTGTTTTTCGGCGTAACGGGCGGCAACATGGACTCCATGGTCAACCGTTACACCTCGGATAAGAAAATTCGCTCCAACGATGCCTACACACCTAACGGCGAAGCGGGAAAACGTCCTGACCGGGCCGTTAATGTCTATTCGCACCGCTGCCGGGAAGCCTACAAAAATGTACCCGTCATCATCGGCGGAATTGAAGCCAGTCTTAGACGCATCGCACATTATGATTACTGGTCAGATAAAGTGCGCAAATCGGTATTGCTGGATTCCAAAGCCGATTTGCTGGTTTACGGTAACGCAGAAAGACAAATCGTCGAGATTGCTCACAGACTCGCTAGCGGCGAAGCCATAGCCGATCTGACGTTTATTCGCGGTACCGCCCATTTTGTCAAACAACTGCCCGAAGGTTGGGTGACCAAGGATTCCACACAAATTGACAAGCCAGGCCCGCTGACGCCCGCCCAAAACCCGTATCAGGAAGAACCGGCCTGTGCCGACAAACCGGATAAAGACAGCTCCGTGATTCGCTTCGAACCGCGCATCACCCGAGACAATCGCGCTCAGACGGTGATCCGTCTGCCCGACTACGAAGCACTCAAGGATGATCCTATTCTGTATGCTCACGCTTCCCGTGTCATGCACGGTGAAACCAATCCCGGCAATGCCCGAGCCTTGATTCAAAAACATGGAGACCGTGAACTGTGGGTTAATCCCCCACCCATTCCGCTAACGACGAGGGAAATGGACGGTGTCTACGATCTGCCTTATTCACGATTGCCGCATAAACTGTACGGCACAGCCAATGTGCCCGCTTTTGAAATGATTCAGCATTCGGTCAACATCATGCGCGGCTGTTTTGGCGGCTGCACCTTTTGTTCGATTACCGAGCACGAAGGCCGCATAATCCAGAGCCGCTCCGAAGATTCGATTATTCGTGAAATTGAAGCCATTCGCGACACATCGCCCAACTTTACCGGCCACATTTCCGATTTGGGCGGCCCTACCGCCAATATGTACCGCCTGGCCTGCAAGGATAAAGCAATAGAAACCGCGTGCCGCAGACCTTCCTGTGTGTATCCCGGCATTTGTCCCAATCTGAACACCGATCATGCACCGTTGATCAAACTGTACCGCCGCGCACGGACGTTGCCCGGCATCAAGAAAATTTTTATCGCGTCAGGCCTGCGTTATGACCTGGCGGTCGAATCGCCGGAATATGTCAAGGAACTGGTGACGCATCATGTCGGAGGTTATCTTAAAATCGCACCTGAACATACGGAGCAAGGTCCGCTGTCAAAAATGATGAAACCGGGCATGGGCTCTTATGACCGTTTCAAGCAAATGTTCGATCAGTATTCCAAGGAAGCGGGCAAAGAACAGTATTTGATTCCTTATTTTATCGCCGCCCACCCCGGTACCACCGATGAGGACATGCTGAATCTTGCCGTCTGGCTGAAACGCAACGGCTTTAGAGCGGACCAGGTCCAGGCATTTCTGCCCTCGCCCATGGCTATCGCAACAGCCATGTATCACTCCGGCAAAGACACGCTGCACAAAGTCAGCAGAAAAGCGCCCGATATTTCTATCCCCAAATCGATCAAACAACGCAGACTGCACAAAGCGTTTCTGCGCTACCACGACCCCAAAAACTGGCCGATGCTCAGAGACGCGCTTAAAGCCATGGGAAGAGCGGATTTAATCGGTAATGGCAAGCAGCATCTGGTTCCTCTGTTTCAACCCAAAGGCAGCCTGGATTCAACGCGTACAGAAAAAACGCTGCGCTTTAAAACCAAATACACAGGTTTGGATAATCAGCCGAAAAAAGCAAAAGCAGAGAAACGTTCGTACCGCAAATAG
- a CDS encoding GPW/gp25 family protein — protein MSFLGRGWSFPPSFSFASCTVDMTEAEADIVASLEILLGTAQGERVMLPQYGCNLQELLFETLDTRMKTLMADKVESAILYHEPRIELEKVSLDDSLALEGVVLISVTYRVKTTNSRFNFVYPFYKQEGTDINLTATVNLLPDSD, from the coding sequence ATGAGTTTTCTTGGGCGCGGCTGGTCATTTCCTCCTTCCTTTAGTTTTGCTTCCTGCACGGTTGACATGACCGAAGCGGAAGCCGACATTGTCGCCAGTCTCGAAATTCTGCTTGGCACGGCGCAAGGCGAGCGCGTCATGTTGCCTCAATACGGCTGCAATTTGCAGGAATTGCTGTTTGAAACGCTGGATACACGCATGAAAACGCTGATGGCCGATAAGGTCGAGTCGGCCATTTTGTATCATGAACCGCGTATCGAGCTGGAAAAGGTGAGTTTGGATGACAGTCTGGCATTGGAGGGTGTGGTGTTGATATCGGTGACCTATCGGGTGAAAACGACCAATTCGCGGTTCAATTTTGTTTATCCGTTTTACAAGCAGGAGGGTACCGATATCAACCTGACGGCAACGGTTAATCTTTTACCTGACAGTGATTGA